In the genome of Candidatus Stygibacter australis, the window CTGCTGTAAGCTCCATCCCAATCCCAGCACCATTCATATACATTGCCACTCATATCATAAATACCCAGCTCATTAGCTTTCTTACGGCCAACACTATGTATTTTATTTCTAGAGTTATTATCATACCAGGCTACACTACCAATATCATTACTGCCAGAATACTTATAACCTTTGCTTTTATTACCACCACGTGCTGCATACTCCCATTCAGCCTCTGTTGGCAATCGGTAACCATTAGCATTGAAAACACACTTGATATTTTTACCTGAACCAGTATAACAACGATCAAGTCCTTCCTGATCACTCAACTTGTTGCAGAACTCCACTGCATCATACCAGCTTACATTTTCTACTGGTGCATCTTTTCCAGTTTGTTTAAACTTAGCAGGATTCTTACCCATCACAGATTCATATTCACTCTGAGTTACTTCATATTTACCTATATAAAAATCACTCACTGTCACACTATGCACTGGTTTTCCATTATCATCACTACTTGTGCCACCCATCTGGAAAGTGCCACCTTCCACAAATACCATCCATTCTGGAACATCACTACCTTCTTCCAATGTAACTTGCTTTTGTATAGTTTCATCTGCAGTCAGACGGAATTCCTCTTTATGAGTTTTATAGCCATCAGCACTAACAATCAGTTCATATTCCCCTACTGGCACATCAGTAAAAGTCTTCCTGCCAATTGAAGCATAATGCTCCCCTGCATCTCCTGTAAGTTCTATCTTTGCATCTGCGGGAATGCACATCACCTGGATCACACCTGTCTGCACTTCCGGATACATCTCTATTGTCTCTTCTGCTTTAGGTTTAAGGGTAATTACACGCTTTAATGGCTCAACTTTGGGCATTGTTACCTCAATTTCTAATACTTGAGGTGCTACTTTCTTATTAGAAACTCCACCCTTGTAACTCTCTCCCTTAAATTTAACTGTCGCGTTGTCATGGGTTTTCACCGTCAATATTGCTGCAATATCTTCTGGATATAGTTCAAATACTTTCACCTCTTCCTTCTTCAATGTATAAGTTTCTTCAATGGTTTCGCAAAATTCCTGTTCGATCTTAAAATTTATGGTTTGAGGAAGCAACAAAAGTTTATCAATTCCTCCTTTATAATCATTTCCATTAAGTTTCACAGTCGCATTGGGATTGGTATTCACCGTCAGCGTAGCTCTAATATCAGTCAGTTTATAATGCTTCTTAGTTTCAGGCTCAATGATCGTGATCTGCTCATTAATAGTTTCATAGTTTTCTTTTTCGATCCGAATAGTATAAGTGCCGGCATCATAGAAACTTTCCAGCGGAGTTACGCCCATTTTCATATTACCGTCAATAGTAACTGACGCTCCCTCAGGTTCAGATGTTATTTTCACAACAGCCGGCATCGCTGGCACTAACTCAAAATGGAAGGAATTATTAATTACTGACACCTCTTCCGTAATTGATTGAGTTGCAAAGCCATCCTTAGTAATTCTAATTACCCGTTCTCCCTGATTCACACTTATAGTCAGCATTTTATTTTGTGTAGTTCCCAGTAATTCGTCATCAATAAATATATCTGCACCAGATTGATTACTGGTAATAACAACCGGTATCTGCTCAGCTTTCTTCTCACCTGTAAGTTTCAGATGATAAACATCCCCAGATTTTACACTGTTTATCCCAAAGGATGAAAGCACTACTTTCAAAGGCTCAAAACCTTCGGCATGCACATCAATAGCCCGTTCACCGGGTGATACATACACATTCCATCTGCCCATTGCCGGATTAGTGATCTTGCCCACTGCCCCGTTCCAGGGACGAAAATCCATATCAACATCCAGATCAGTGATAAATGAAACCAGAGCTGCCTGATTTTTATTAGCATCCAGTTTATCACCAGGCACGATCTCGCCCGTTGCCCGGATTGC includes:
- a CDS encoding SUMF1/EgtB/PvdO family nonheme iron enzyme; translated protein: MISNKYLVFILLIGLSISILSGQELNQLSIVGKAIRATGEIVPGDKLDANKNQAALVSFITDLDVDMDFRPWNGAVGKITNPAMGRWNVYVSPGERAIDVHAEGFEPLKVVLSSFGINSVKSGDVYHLKLTGEKKAEQIPVVITSNQSGADIFIDDELLGTTQNKMLTISVNQGERVIRITKDGFATQSITEEVSVINNSFHFELVPAMPAVVKITSEPEGASVTIDGNMKMGVTPLESFYDAGTYTIRIEKENYETINEQITIIEPETKKHYKLTDIRATLTVNTNPNATVKLNGNDYKGGIDKLLLLPQTINFKIEQEFCETIEETYTLKKEEVKVFELYPEDIAAILTVKTHDNATVKFKGESYKGGVSNKKVAPQVLEIEVTMPKVEPLKRVITLKPKAEETIEMYPEVQTGVIQVMCIPADAKIELTGDAGEHYASIGRKTFTDVPVGEYELIVSADGYKTHKEEFRLTADETIQKQVTLEEGSDVPEWMVFVEGGTFQMGGTSSDDNGKPVHSVTVSDFYIGKYEVTQSEYESVMGKNPAKFKQTGKDAPVENVSWYDAVEFCNKLSDQEGLDRCYTGSGKNIKCVFNANGYRLPTEAEWEYAARGGNKSKGYKYSGSNDIGSVAWYDNNSRNKIHSVGRKKANELGIYDMSGNVYEWCWDWDGAYSSGTQNDPHGPGSGSDREYRGGSWRVNASFCRIANRICYSPGYSPDHLGFRLACNSK